A part of Brassica rapa cultivar Chiifu-401-42 chromosome A05, CAAS_Brap_v3.01, whole genome shotgun sequence genomic DNA contains:
- the LOC103849372 gene encoding uncharacterized protein LOC103849372: MDENLAEVLKGMSLGEDKSIIIPEDDDFCAIERGGRSILGRLLNPECQNMGRMLKTMPKIWKVYERVRGLALTKERFQFVFDLETDIQMVLKQGFWTFDEWGMAMERWVEMPSPNYLQTATIWVRLHNIPVNYLMLKTIDAVADGIGHVKLIEFDRSKPHLLEYVRVQVVLDINQPLRDRKSLTLPGGRIEYVDVEYERVGKKCFHCLRLSHEKQKCPLLQGSGNKGKGVVSRQHAVEVHPAGVRQHHNDHVEKLMPLMAPTIPPGFEPPPSIVAPEVFEQMRLYMECVDPEERRIREAKMRKTLQELSTDPIAQRSCLRLERAPVISADINRDRGRVFDFSRVGTDAILNVAESSSYGSQRRVDLLEDGEIRRTMGTVSTKRVGENTNLEQRQREDAQNEPRYPRKEVRHNDARLGGSQLVNERDRGFVMGAETSNGSERSSRSRNTSSSRSSWTRRNQNKRRVTQVSEQGKSDAMAQRNMEEGPAKRKAQDESEVSSKMAKQVKGLVVSPKPSHAQ; this comes from the coding sequence ATGGATGAGAATTTGGCTGAAGTCTTGAAAGGGATGTCGCTTGGTGAAGACAAATCTATTATCATACCGGAGGATGATGATTTCTGTGCAATAGAACGTGGTGGCCGCAGTATACTGGGACGTCTGTTGAATCCGGAGTGTCAGAACATGGGTAGAATGCTGAAGACGATGCCCAAAATCTGGAAGGTGTATGAACGGGTTCGAGGTCTAGCACTCACGAAGGAAAGGTTCCAATTTGTTTTTGACCTTGAGACCGATATTCAAATGGTTCTAAAGCAAGGGTTTTGGACTTTTGATGAATGGGGTATGGCTATGGAGAGATGGGTGGAAATGCCATCACCAAACTACCTGCAAACAGCAACAATCTGGGTGAGGTTACATAATATCCCAGTCAATTACCTTATGTTGAAGACTATTGATGCAGTGGCAGATGGCATAGGACATGTGAAATTGATTGAGTTTGATCGCTCGAAGCCGCATCTGCTTGAGTACGTAAGGGTCCAAGTGGTGCTGGACATCAATCAACCTTTAAGGGATAGGAAATCGCTAACGTTACCTGGAGGCAGAATTGAGTATGTAGATGTTGAGTATGAAAGAGTGGGGAAGAAGTGCTTTCACTGCCTGAGACTTTCTCATGAAAAACAAAAGTGCCCTTTGCTTCAGGGTTCCGGTAACAAAGGGAAAGGTGTGGTATCTCGTCAGCATGCAGTTGAGGTTCATCCGGCTGGTGTGAGACAGCATCATAACGATCATGTTGAAAAGTTGATGCCTTTAATGGCACCAACTATACCACCTGGTTTTGAGCCACCTCCGTCCATAGTGGCCCCAGAAGTATTTGAACAAATGCGGCTCTACATGGAATGTGTGGATCCAGAGGAAAGAAGAATTAGAGAGGCTAAAATGAGAAAGACGCTTCAGGAGCTGTCCACTGACCCAATTGCGCAGAGATCATGCCTCAGATTGGAAAGAGCACCAGTGATTTCCGCTGACATCAACAGAGACAGGGGAAGGGTTTTTGACTTTAGTAGAGTCGGTACTGATGCAATCCTTAATGTAGCAGAATCATCATCTTATGGATCACAGAGAAGAGTAGATTTGCTGGAAGATGGTGAAATCAGAAGGACGATGGGAACTGTTTCCACAAAGAGGGTAGGGGAGAATACAAATTTGGAGCAACGTCAGCGAGAGGACGCGCAAAACGAGCCTCGGTATCCTAGAAAAGAAGTGAGACATAATGATGCTCGACTGGGAGGGTCTCAGTTGGTTAATGAGAGAGATAGAGGTTTTGTAATGGGAGCTGAAACCTCCAATGGATCAGAACGGAGCAGTCGTAGCAGAAACACAAGTAGTAGCCGTTCGTCTTGGACACGCCGTAACCAGAACAAACGTAGAGTCACTCAGGTTTCAGAACAAGGAAAATCAGATGCTATGGCTCAGAGGAACATGGAGGAAGGACCTGCTAAACGCAAGGCGCAAGATGAGAGTGAAGTGTCGTCTAAGATGGCGAAACAAGTGAAGGGTTTGGTGGTTTCCCCGAAACCATCCCATGCTCAATGA